A genomic window from Micromonospora violae includes:
- a CDS encoding polyprenyl synthetase family protein, producing MANDAVAGNVTRVAPAGPGDGDDPVRAVLAAYTHDLVTAIDETLNTFLTAEVDALNDIDASMGRFAATAREAVLTGGKRIRSTFAYWGWRGAVGATAALPPVLPALAALELLHTFALVHDDVMDASTTRRGRPTAHVALADQHIAAGLRGDPGRFGEAVAVLIGDLCMVWADQLLAHASVPSTRLLDVRRCYDQMRVETVAGQYLDVLGENDPASWSVDRALRVARYKTASYTVQRPLLFGACLAGIPADDPLVSAYTRYGLAVGEAFQLRDDLLGVYGDPAATGKPAGDDLRTGKPTTLLVLARELATPAQLTALERAADGPVDTLAGLVAETGAAARVEEMITERVSDALTALDAAPVDQTARTALTGLATAATNRRA from the coding sequence ATGGCCAACGACGCAGTGGCGGGCAACGTGACCCGCGTAGCGCCGGCGGGGCCGGGAGACGGGGACGATCCGGTCCGCGCCGTTCTGGCGGCTTATACCCACGATCTGGTCACGGCGATCGACGAGACGCTGAACACTTTCCTCACCGCCGAGGTGGACGCCCTCAACGACATCGACGCATCGATGGGTCGCTTCGCCGCCACCGCGCGGGAGGCCGTGCTCACCGGCGGCAAACGGATCCGCTCCACGTTCGCCTACTGGGGTTGGCGCGGGGCGGTCGGCGCCACCGCGGCGCTGCCGCCCGTGCTGCCCGCGCTGGCCGCGCTGGAGCTGCTGCACACCTTCGCGCTGGTGCACGACGACGTGATGGACGCGTCCACCACCCGCCGGGGCCGACCCACCGCACACGTCGCGCTCGCCGACCAGCACATCGCCGCAGGCCTCCGGGGCGATCCCGGCCGGTTCGGTGAGGCCGTCGCCGTGCTCATCGGCGACCTCTGCATGGTCTGGGCCGACCAGTTGCTGGCGCACGCCTCGGTGCCGTCGACCCGACTCCTCGACGTGCGTCGCTGCTACGACCAGATGCGGGTGGAGACGGTCGCCGGGCAGTACCTCGACGTGCTCGGCGAGAACGACCCGGCGAGTTGGTCGGTCGACCGGGCGCTGCGGGTGGCCCGCTACAAGACCGCCAGCTACACCGTCCAGCGACCACTGCTCTTCGGGGCCTGCCTGGCCGGAATACCCGCCGACGATCCGCTGGTCTCCGCGTACACCCGCTATGGGCTGGCCGTCGGCGAGGCGTTCCAGCTCCGCGACGACCTGCTCGGTGTCTACGGCGACCCGGCGGCCACCGGCAAACCGGCCGGCGACGACCTCCGCACCGGCAAACCGACCACACTGCTCGTGCTGGCCCGCGAGCTGGCCACGCCGGCCCAGCTCACGGCGTTGGAGCGGGCCGCCGACGGGCCGGTCGACACGCTCGCCGGGCTGGTCGCCGAGACCGGCGCGGCGGCCCGGGTGGAGGAGATGATCACCGAGCGGGTGAGCGACGCGCTGACCGCGCTCGACGCCGCACCCGTGGACCAGACGGCGCGGACCGCGCTGACCGGGCTGGCCACCGCCGCTACCAACCGGCGGGCCTGA
- a CDS encoding LacI family DNA-binding transcriptional regulator: MTKRLTEVAKKAGVSEATVSRVLNGRDGVSEATRTAVLTALDVLGYERPTKLRGERARLVGLVLPELQNPIFPALAEVVTGTLAQRGYTPALCARTIGGVSEMDYVEMLLDHQVSGVIFAGGSYALADAKHDHYRRLTDRGLPVVLVNAGVDELGFPRVSTDDAVAVEQAYGHLRSLGHERIGMVLGPEGHVPSRRKLDAMIQAAGWDEGDAECVERSSFSMEGARVAATKLVERGVTGIICASDVLALGTIRAARRLGRSVPTDVSVVGYDDSAFMTCTDPPLTTVRQPIETMGQAAVDLLVTQIEGAGVLQDELLFEPELVVRGSTAPAPGR, translated from the coding sequence GTGACCAAGCGGTTGACTGAAGTTGCCAAGAAGGCGGGCGTCAGCGAGGCCACCGTCAGCCGGGTGCTCAACGGCCGGGACGGCGTCTCCGAGGCGACCCGGACCGCCGTGCTGACCGCGCTTGACGTGCTCGGTTACGAGCGGCCGACCAAGCTGCGCGGCGAACGGGCCCGGCTGGTCGGGCTGGTGCTGCCCGAGTTGCAGAACCCGATCTTCCCGGCGTTGGCCGAGGTCGTCACCGGCACTCTGGCCCAGCGCGGCTACACCCCGGCGCTGTGCGCGCGGACCATCGGTGGCGTGTCCGAGATGGACTACGTGGAGATGCTCCTCGACCACCAGGTCTCCGGAGTGATCTTCGCCGGTGGCTCGTACGCGCTCGCCGACGCCAAACACGACCACTACCGTCGGCTGACCGACCGAGGGCTGCCGGTGGTGCTGGTCAACGCGGGTGTGGACGAGTTGGGTTTCCCCCGGGTGTCCACCGACGACGCGGTGGCGGTGGAGCAGGCGTACGGGCACCTGCGCTCGCTCGGGCACGAGCGGATCGGGATGGTGCTCGGCCCGGAGGGGCACGTGCCGTCCCGACGCAAGCTCGACGCGATGATCCAGGCGGCGGGCTGGGACGAGGGCGACGCTGAGTGCGTCGAGCGCTCCAGCTTCTCGATGGAGGGGGCGCGGGTCGCCGCGACCAAGCTGGTCGAGCGGGGCGTGACCGGCATCATCTGCGCCAGCGACGTGCTGGCGCTGGGCACGATCCGGGCGGCCCGGCGGTTGGGGCGTTCGGTGCCGACCGACGTGTCGGTCGTGGGTTACGACGACTCCGCCTTCATGACGTGCACCGATCCGCCGTTGACCACGGTGCGGCAGCCGATCGAGACGATGGGGCAGGCCGCCGTGGATCTGCTGGTCACCCAGATCGAGGGTGCCGGCGTCCTCCAGGACGAGTTGCTGTTCGAGCCGGAGTTGGTGGTGCGGGGCTCGACCGCGCCCGCCCCCGGCCGCTAG
- a CDS encoding serine hydrolase domain-containing protein, which translates to MDARFAPVRDCFHDLFTAGRETGAGLTIWYDGQPVVDLIGGSRTDPGPGGEPWRPDTLVNVYSVGKPVAALCLLMLVDRDKVDLDAPVDRYWPEFRTPATVRQVLSHTAGLPAFPVPRPAIAVADWALLTGDLAAADPEWSPGSVAGEHAWTYGHLVGELVRRVDGRSVGRFLAEEIADRWQLDLGFGLTEADQRRCADLRYGDPQWPSRKLGEPGSLRARAMGNPAGGLDLAVVNSPLWRGAEMPAVNLHATASGLARLYAGLLAGGILDGVRLFSPDLIAETTRVQYDGPDLVLDRPAQWTLGMQREPDGSWGMGGVGGSGAWADPERGYACAYATARLDEHDRVNELADVLHSVL; encoded by the coding sequence ATGGACGCACGCTTCGCTCCCGTCCGGGACTGCTTCCACGATCTGTTCACCGCCGGGCGGGAGACAGGTGCCGGCCTGACCATCTGGTACGACGGGCAGCCGGTCGTGGACCTGATCGGCGGCTCCCGCACCGACCCTGGACCGGGCGGCGAGCCGTGGCGGCCGGACACGCTGGTGAACGTCTACTCGGTCGGCAAACCGGTGGCCGCGCTCTGCCTGCTGATGCTCGTCGACCGGGACAAGGTCGATCTCGACGCGCCGGTGGACCGGTACTGGCCGGAGTTCCGCACCCCCGCCACCGTGCGTCAGGTGCTGTCGCACACCGCCGGGCTTCCGGCTTTCCCGGTGCCCCGGCCAGCCATCGCGGTCGCCGACTGGGCGCTGCTCACCGGCGACCTGGCCGCCGCCGACCCCGAGTGGTCGCCGGGCTCGGTCGCCGGGGAACACGCCTGGACGTACGGGCATCTGGTGGGCGAGCTGGTCCGGCGGGTCGACGGTAGGTCGGTGGGTCGGTTCCTGGCCGAGGAGATCGCCGACCGGTGGCAGCTCGACCTCGGCTTCGGGCTGACCGAGGCGGACCAGCGGCGCTGCGCGGACCTGCGCTACGGCGACCCGCAGTGGCCGAGTCGGAAGCTCGGCGAGCCGGGCTCGCTGCGGGCGCGCGCGATGGGCAACCCGGCCGGTGGCCTGGACCTGGCCGTGGTGAACAGCCCGCTGTGGCGGGGCGCCGAGATGCCGGCGGTCAATCTGCACGCCACCGCGTCCGGGCTGGCCCGGCTCTACGCCGGTCTGCTGGCCGGCGGCATCCTGGACGGCGTCCGGCTGTTCAGCCCGGACCTGATCGCGGAGACGACCCGGGTCCAGTACGACGGGCCGGACCTGGTGCTGGACCGTCCGGCCCAGTGGACGCTGGGCATGCAGCGGGAGCCGGACGGCAGCTGGGGCATGGGCGGTGTCGGCGGCAGCGGCGCGTGGGCCGACCCGGAACGCGGGTACGCCTGCGCGTACGCCACGGCCCGGTTGGACGAACACGACCGCGTCAACGAGCTGGCCGACGTCCTGCACTCGGTGCTCTGA
- a CDS encoding carbohydrate ABC transporter permease — protein sequence MAITTVPETPRKPGRPPSPYSTRPQRTSLGRKVRDNLTGHAFLIGAVLCFVVFSWYPMIRGIVMSFQRTRRGETTWVGWDNYSRIIADPSFWTAWQNTFYFTVLALALGYVVPFFVAVLLNEFRHGKGYLRILVYLPVMLPPASALFLFKFYAYDPSEAGLFNAILKALHLPTSQWMQSPEMTMPAMVVASTWMNMGGAVLIYLASLQNIPGELYEAAELDGAGIWRRIVHVTIPQTRLILALLAMLQIVATMQLFIEPLILANGAGAEDSATSVAYLIYQHGFFQNDLNGAAALGVIMLVVLAGFSAVYVRLTAKQD from the coding sequence TTGGCGATCACCACCGTCCCGGAGACCCCCAGGAAACCGGGCCGCCCGCCGTCGCCGTACTCGACGAGGCCGCAGCGCACGAGCCTCGGCCGCAAGGTACGGGACAACCTCACCGGTCACGCCTTCCTGATCGGTGCGGTGCTCTGCTTCGTCGTCTTCTCCTGGTACCCGATGATCCGCGGCATCGTGATGAGCTTCCAGCGCACCCGGCGTGGCGAGACCACCTGGGTGGGCTGGGACAACTACTCCCGCATCATCGCCGACCCGAGCTTCTGGACGGCCTGGCAGAACACGTTCTACTTCACCGTGCTCGCGCTCGCCCTCGGCTACGTGGTGCCCTTCTTCGTGGCGGTGTTGCTCAACGAGTTCCGCCACGGCAAGGGTTACCTGCGGATCCTCGTGTACCTGCCGGTGATGCTGCCGCCGGCGTCCGCGCTGTTCCTCTTCAAGTTCTACGCGTACGACCCCAGCGAGGCGGGGCTGTTCAACGCGATCCTCAAGGCGCTGCACCTGCCCACCTCGCAGTGGATGCAGTCGCCCGAGATGACCATGCCGGCCATGGTGGTGGCGTCGACCTGGATGAACATGGGCGGCGCGGTGCTGATCTACCTGGCGTCGTTGCAGAACATTCCCGGCGAGCTCTACGAGGCCGCTGAGTTGGACGGGGCCGGGATCTGGCGGCGGATCGTGCACGTGACCATCCCGCAGACCCGGCTGATCCTCGCGCTCCTGGCGATGTTGCAGATCGTCGCCACCATGCAGCTCTTCATCGAGCCGCTGATCCTCGCCAACGGTGCGGGCGCGGAGGACTCCGCGACCTCGGTGGCGTACCTCATCTACCAGCACGGGTTCTTCCAGAACGACCTCAACGGCGCCGCCGCACTGGGCGTGATCATGCTCGTGGTGCTGGCCGGCTTCTCCGCCGTGTACGTGCGACTGACTGCGAAACAGGACTAG
- a CDS encoding dihydrolipoyl dehydrogenase family protein, protein MLFGVAEPELVDVVVVGLGVGGEEVAERLAEAGLSVVGVERNLVGGECPYWGCIPSKMMIRAANALAEARRVDGLAGAAQVQPDWAPVAKRIREEATDTWDDTVAAERFIGKGGRLVRGSGRLDGPRRVRVGDQVFEARHGVVLGTGTRPSVPPIDGLADTPYWTNHQAIEVEELPDSLLVLGGGAIGLELAQVFVRFGVRVTVVEALDRVLAVEEPEASEVAAAALRADGVEIHTGVRAERVEHDGTRFTLHGGGGVEFTADRLLVVTGRKAKLAELGLDTIGLDTNQRYLPVDDRLHVTEHVWAVGDLTGEGAFTHIAMYQAGIVIADILARARQATAGADASGTASVVGGAMGASSSLAASGSSGSAGTVPRADYRALPRVTFTDPEIGAVGLTERQARERGINVQVGFTKLGSSTRGWIHRVGDGDFIKVVADADQGVLVGATSVGPAGGEVLSALVVAVHAAVPLSQLRHMIYAYPTFHRAIGDALRDLS, encoded by the coding sequence ATGCTGTTCGGTGTGGCGGAGCCGGAGCTGGTGGATGTGGTCGTGGTCGGGCTCGGGGTTGGCGGCGAGGAGGTGGCCGAACGGCTCGCCGAGGCCGGCCTGAGCGTCGTTGGCGTCGAACGGAATCTCGTCGGCGGGGAGTGCCCGTACTGGGGTTGCATCCCGAGCAAGATGATGATCAGAGCGGCCAACGCGCTCGCCGAGGCTCGCCGGGTCGACGGGCTCGCCGGGGCCGCGCAGGTCCAACCGGACTGGGCGCCGGTGGCCAAGCGGATCCGCGAGGAAGCCACCGACACCTGGGACGACACGGTCGCGGCCGAGCGGTTCATCGGCAAGGGCGGCCGGCTCGTGCGGGGCAGCGGCCGGCTCGACGGTCCGCGCCGGGTTCGCGTCGGCGACCAGGTGTTCGAGGCCCGACACGGCGTGGTGCTGGGCACCGGCACCCGCCCGTCGGTGCCGCCGATCGACGGGCTGGCGGACACCCCGTACTGGACCAACCACCAGGCGATCGAGGTCGAGGAGTTGCCCGATTCGCTGCTCGTGCTCGGTGGCGGTGCGATCGGTCTGGAGTTGGCGCAGGTCTTCGTCCGCTTCGGGGTCCGGGTCACCGTGGTCGAGGCGCTCGACCGGGTGCTGGCCGTCGAGGAACCCGAGGCGTCCGAGGTGGCCGCCGCGGCGCTGCGCGCCGACGGCGTGGAGATTCACACCGGGGTACGCGCCGAACGGGTCGAGCACGACGGGACCAGGTTCACCCTGCACGGTGGTGGCGGCGTGGAGTTCACCGCCGACCGGCTGCTGGTGGTGACCGGGCGCAAGGCCAAGCTGGCCGAGCTGGGTCTGGACACGATCGGCCTGGACACCAACCAGCGGTACCTGCCGGTGGACGACCGTCTGCACGTCACGGAGCACGTCTGGGCGGTCGGTGACCTGACCGGCGAGGGTGCCTTCACCCACATCGCCATGTACCAGGCGGGGATCGTGATCGCCGACATCCTGGCTCGCGCCCGGCAAGCGACGGCCGGGGCGGACGCCAGCGGCACCGCCAGCGTGGTCGGCGGGGCGATGGGCGCGTCCAGCTCGTTGGCCGCCAGCGGGTCGAGCGGGTCCGCCGGCACCGTCCCGCGCGCCGACTACCGCGCGCTGCCCCGGGTGACCTTCACCGATCCCGAGATCGGCGCGGTCGGGCTCACCGAGCGGCAGGCCCGCGAACGCGGCATCAACGTGCAGGTGGGTTTCACCAAGCTCGGCAGCTCGACCCGAGGTTGGATCCACCGGGTCGGCGACGGCGATTTCATCAAGGTCGTCGCGGACGCCGACCAGGGGGTGCTGGTCGGCGCGACGTCGGTCGGCCCGGCCGGCGGCGAGGTGCTGTCCGCGCTGGTGGTGGCGGTGCACGCGGCGGTGCCGCTGAGCCAGCTCCGGCACATGATCTACGCGTACCCGACCTTCCACCGGGCCATCGGCGACGCCCTCCGCGACCTGTCCTGA
- a CDS encoding glycoside hydrolase family 13 protein, whose product MSTADRSPWWRGAVIYQVYPRSFADGNGDGIGDIAGIRSRLNHLSALGVDAIWFSPWYPSPMADAGYDVSDYRDIDPVFGSLAEVEALIAEAHALGIRTIVDVVPNHCSDAHPWFQAALAGGPGAPERDLFWFRPGRGPNGDERPTDWIGEFGGETWTRTTNPDGTPGDWYLHLFAPQQPDFNWDHPRVRQEFEDILRFWFDRGVDGIRIDSAGLLVKDGTLPEVREDEPHPFHDLDGVHEIYRGWRRVADEYADRALIGEVWLPDRQRFANYLRPDELHAAFNFDFLGCAWDATALRESIDGTLSAHAPVNAPATWVLSNHDVTRHVTRYGRADTRFSFAAKREGIPTDLELGTRRARAAALLSLSLPGATYIYQGEELGLYEVEDIPYALRQDPMWERSGRIDPGRDGCRVPLPWAGDEPPFEFSPKGAAAPWLPQPADWKDRTAQAQTGDSASMLELYRSAIQARRAEPALGDGELTWLPAPDGVLAFSRGGGFTCLVNLSAGPVPMPAQGELLLASGPLDDGLLPSDTAVWLRTPDVADGPVLT is encoded by the coding sequence GTGTCCACAGCTGACAGAAGTCCGTGGTGGCGGGGAGCCGTGATCTACCAGGTGTATCCCCGGAGCTTCGCCGACGGCAACGGCGACGGCATCGGTGACATCGCCGGCATCCGGTCCCGGCTCAACCACCTGTCCGCGCTCGGCGTCGACGCGATCTGGTTCAGTCCCTGGTACCCCTCGCCGATGGCGGACGCCGGCTACGACGTCTCCGACTACCGTGACATCGACCCGGTCTTCGGCAGCCTGGCCGAGGTGGAGGCGCTGATCGCCGAGGCGCACGCACTGGGCATCCGGACCATCGTCGACGTGGTGCCGAACCACTGCTCCGACGCGCACCCCTGGTTCCAGGCCGCGCTCGCCGGCGGGCCCGGCGCACCCGAGCGGGACCTGTTCTGGTTCCGACCCGGCCGGGGCCCCAACGGTGACGAACGGCCCACCGACTGGATCGGCGAGTTCGGCGGCGAGACCTGGACCCGCACCACCAATCCGGACGGGACCCCCGGCGACTGGTACCTGCACCTGTTCGCCCCGCAGCAGCCGGACTTCAACTGGGACCACCCCCGGGTGCGGCAGGAGTTCGAGGACATCCTGCGGTTCTGGTTCGACCGGGGGGTGGACGGCATCCGGATCGACTCGGCCGGATTGCTGGTCAAGGACGGGACGCTGCCCGAGGTCCGCGAGGACGAGCCGCACCCGTTCCACGACCTCGACGGGGTGCACGAGATCTACCGGGGCTGGCGTCGGGTCGCCGACGAGTACGCCGACCGCGCGCTGATCGGTGAGGTGTGGCTGCCGGACCGGCAGCGGTTCGCCAACTACCTGCGCCCGGACGAGTTGCACGCGGCGTTCAACTTCGACTTCCTCGGTTGCGCCTGGGACGCCACGGCGCTGCGGGAGAGCATCGACGGGACGCTCAGCGCGCACGCGCCGGTCAACGCGCCGGCCACCTGGGTCCTGTCGAACCACGACGTGACCCGGCACGTCACCCGCTACGGTCGGGCGGACACCCGGTTCAGCTTCGCCGCCAAGCGCGAGGGGATCCCCACCGACCTGGAGTTGGGCACCCGCCGGGCCCGCGCCGCCGCGCTGCTGTCCCTGTCGCTGCCCGGTGCCACCTACATCTACCAGGGCGAGGAGCTGGGCCTCTACGAGGTCGAGGACATCCCGTACGCGCTGCGTCAGGACCCGATGTGGGAACGGTCCGGCCGGATCGACCCGGGGCGGGATGGCTGCCGCGTACCGCTGCCGTGGGCCGGGGACGAGCCGCCGTTCGAGTTCAGCCCCAAGGGTGCGGCCGCGCCCTGGCTCCCGCAGCCGGCGGACTGGAAGGACCGCACGGCCCAGGCGCAGACCGGCGACTCGGCCTCGATGCTGGAGCTGTACCGGTCGGCGATCCAGGCCCGGCGGGCCGAGCCGGCGCTCGGTGACGGTGAGCTGACCTGGTTGCCCGCCCCGGACGGGGTGCTCGCGTTCAGCCGTGGCGGTGGCTTCACCTGCCTGGTCAACCTCTCCGCCGGGCCGGTGCCGATGCCGGCCCAGGGGGAGTTGCTGCTCGCCAGCGGGCCGCTCGACGACGGACTGCTGCCGTCCGACACCGCAGTCTGGCTGCGTACCCCCGATGTGGCGGACGGGCCTGTCCTGACCTGA
- a CDS encoding ABC transporter substrate-binding protein: MSVPQYRKAAAVALVAGLGLSLTACSTKSDDSDSTAGGKVTITVDCQPVGAQKELLKNWNDDVAEFQKQNPDITIKSVSVGEQCNNPPDFTARLAGGTVTDVFYGYMTDLQQVLDSGQAMDIGQYANKDTIPTWDSVDPALKEVFTDAGKLYAVPVKNYSMGLVYNKVLFQQAGLDVNNPPKTWAEVRDAAKKISALGNGIAGYSEYSAGNTGGWHFTSLLYSQGGRVLTEDGKKADFNNAMGKQVLQNLKDMRYGDNSMGARQLLQWGDLLTNAGAGKVGMFIGAPDATQAIVSQFQGKFQDWAMAPLPGQDGAAKGTLGGGEGYFFKKDLTPEQVKAGLKWIAYQKLTPGKGQFDYVRAKPQNYPVGLPQPLLFANGSDAQKQELELRKANANVDTSNFALFEATPVPIKGEPRNAQAIYAVLDAAMSGVLTNPNSNIDALLKTAEEKVNQLLTAES, from the coding sequence ATGTCCGTACCGCAATACCGAAAGGCTGCGGCGGTCGCGCTCGTGGCCGGCCTGGGGCTCAGCCTCACGGCGTGCTCCACGAAGAGCGACGACAGCGACTCGACCGCAGGCGGCAAGGTCACCATCACGGTCGACTGCCAGCCGGTCGGCGCCCAGAAGGAGCTGCTGAAGAACTGGAACGACGACGTCGCCGAGTTCCAGAAGCAGAACCCGGACATCACCATCAAGAGCGTCAGCGTCGGCGAGCAGTGCAACAACCCGCCGGACTTCACCGCCCGCCTCGCCGGCGGCACGGTGACCGACGTGTTCTACGGGTACATGACCGATCTCCAGCAGGTGCTCGACTCCGGTCAGGCGATGGACATCGGCCAGTACGCCAACAAGGACACGATCCCGACCTGGGACAGCGTCGACCCCGCGCTCAAGGAGGTCTTCACCGACGCCGGCAAGCTCTACGCCGTCCCGGTGAAGAACTACTCGATGGGCCTGGTCTACAACAAGGTCCTGTTCCAGCAGGCGGGGCTGGACGTGAACAACCCGCCCAAGACCTGGGCCGAGGTCCGGGACGCCGCCAAGAAGATCTCCGCGCTCGGCAACGGCATCGCCGGCTACTCGGAGTACAGCGCCGGCAACACCGGTGGCTGGCACTTCACCTCCCTGCTCTACTCGCAGGGCGGTCGGGTGCTGACCGAGGACGGCAAGAAGGCCGACTTCAACAACGCCATGGGCAAGCAGGTCCTGCAGAACCTCAAGGACATGCGGTACGGCGACAACAGCATGGGTGCCCGTCAGCTGCTCCAGTGGGGTGACCTGCTGACGAACGCCGGCGCGGGCAAGGTCGGCATGTTCATCGGCGCGCCGGACGCCACCCAGGCGATCGTCAGCCAGTTCCAGGGCAAGTTCCAGGACTGGGCGATGGCCCCGCTGCCCGGCCAGGACGGCGCGGCGAAGGGGACGCTCGGTGGTGGCGAAGGCTACTTCTTCAAGAAGGACCTCACTCCCGAGCAGGTCAAGGCCGGTCTGAAGTGGATCGCCTACCAGAAGCTCACCCCGGGCAAGGGTCAGTTCGACTACGTCCGGGCCAAGCCGCAGAACTACCCGGTGGGTCTGCCCCAGCCGCTGCTCTTCGCCAACGGCAGTGACGCCCAGAAGCAGGAGCTGGAGCTGCGCAAGGCGAACGCGAACGTCGACACGTCGAACTTCGCGCTCTTCGAGGCGACCCCGGTCCCGATCAAGGGTGAGCCGCGCAACGCCCAGGCCATCTACGCGGTGCTCGACGCCGCGATGTCCGGTGTGCTGACCAACCCGAACTCCAACATCGACGCCCTGCTCAAGACCGCCGAGGAGAAGGTCAACCAGCTCCTCACCGCCGAGAGCTGA
- a CDS encoding phytoene/squalene synthase family protein, with amino-acid sequence MEPDLAAAYGRCRELHKRHGRTYYLATRLLPAWKRRHVHALYGFTRYADEIVDRTEDLPQAERAALLDHWAGQFMAGLHGAPVDDPLLPAVLHTIAVFDLDRDDFASFLKSMAMDLTVTAYPTYDHLLDYMEGSAAVIGTMMLPILGSSDPAAAREPARQLGFAFQLTNFIRDVAEDLDRGRTYLPDEDLAKFGVTREDLAEARARGRGTPRIRELIEYEVTRAQAHYAAAAPGVTMLAPASQACMRTAYALYGGILDEVAAQGYDVFVRRAVVPQRRRMAVAARALLSSTGTPVVIPGPRIHPQSR; translated from the coding sequence GTGGAACCTGATCTCGCCGCCGCCTATGGCCGGTGCCGTGAGCTGCACAAACGCCACGGCCGCACCTACTATCTCGCCACCCGCCTGCTCCCCGCCTGGAAACGACGGCACGTGCACGCCCTCTACGGGTTCACCCGGTACGCGGACGAGATCGTGGACCGCACCGAGGACCTGCCCCAGGCCGAGCGGGCCGCTCTGCTGGACCACTGGGCCGGGCAGTTCATGGCCGGCCTGCACGGGGCACCGGTCGATGACCCGCTGCTGCCGGCCGTGCTGCACACGATCGCGGTCTTCGATCTCGACCGGGACGACTTCGCGTCGTTTCTGAAAAGCATGGCGATGGACCTCACCGTCACCGCGTACCCGACCTACGACCACCTGCTCGACTACATGGAGGGCTCGGCAGCGGTCATCGGCACCATGATGCTGCCGATCCTGGGCAGCTCCGACCCGGCGGCGGCCCGGGAGCCGGCCCGGCAACTCGGCTTCGCCTTCCAGCTCACCAACTTCATCCGGGATGTCGCCGAGGACCTCGACCGGGGCCGCACCTACCTGCCGGACGAGGACCTGGCGAAGTTCGGGGTCACCCGCGAGGACCTGGCCGAGGCCCGCGCGCGAGGCCGCGGTACGCCGCGCATCCGCGAGTTGATCGAGTACGAGGTGACCCGCGCCCAGGCGCACTACGCCGCCGCCGCACCCGGTGTCACCATGCTGGCGCCCGCCTCGCAGGCCTGCATGCGCACCGCGTACGCGCTCTACGGCGGCATCCTCGACGAGGTGGCCGCGCAAGGTTACGACGTCTTCGTCCGGCGGGCCGTGGTGCCGCAGCGGCGACGGATGGCGGTGGCCGCGCGGGCCCTGCTCAGCTCGACCGGTACGCCGGTCGTCATCCCCGGGCCGAGGATCCACCCGCAGAGCCGATGA
- a CDS encoding carbohydrate ABC transporter permease: MAQDSGTRTLISQTQISRGRGRVVYWTLLVVVVVGFTLVFLGPLYWMVTGALKSGQEIAQTPPSLFPKDPQPQNYIDAWNNLALAKLLFNTFYYAIGAVLFQLVLDTAAAYSLSKLRPIFGNAILALMLGTLMIPAMVLIVPQYVTVIDLPIVHINLLDSPFAIWLPLVANAFNIFLLKRFFDSIPEELMAAALMDGATSLRTLWSIILPLSRPILGVVSIFAVTTVWKDFLWPKLVMPSPETRTVSVGIYAFAGGTPMNVVIAASVIAAIPTVIIFLIFQRNIMSGLTTGSIKG, from the coding sequence ATGGCACAGGATTCCGGAACCCGGACCCTCATCTCCCAGACCCAGATCAGCCGGGGGCGCGGCCGGGTCGTCTACTGGACGCTGCTGGTCGTCGTCGTGGTGGGTTTCACGCTCGTCTTCCTCGGGCCGCTCTACTGGATGGTCACCGGCGCGCTGAAGTCCGGCCAGGAGATCGCGCAGACCCCACCCTCGCTGTTCCCGAAGGATCCGCAGCCGCAGAACTACATCGACGCGTGGAACAACCTGGCCCTCGCCAAGCTGCTGTTCAACACGTTCTACTACGCCATCGGTGCGGTGCTGTTCCAACTCGTCCTCGACACCGCGGCCGCGTACTCGTTGTCCAAGCTTCGGCCGATCTTCGGCAACGCGATCCTCGCCCTGATGCTCGGAACCCTGATGATCCCGGCGATGGTCCTCATCGTTCCGCAGTACGTGACCGTGATCGACCTGCCGATCGTGCACATCAACCTGCTGGACTCACCGTTCGCGATCTGGTTGCCCCTGGTCGCCAACGCGTTCAACATCTTCCTGTTGAAGCGGTTCTTCGACTCGATCCCCGAGGAGTTGATGGCCGCCGCCCTCATGGACGGGGCGACGTCACTGCGCACCCTCTGGTCGATCATCCTGCCGCTGTCGCGGCCCATCCTCGGCGTAGTCTCGATCTTCGCCGTGACCACGGTCTGGAAGGACTTCCTCTGGCCCAAGCTGGTCATGCCCTCACCCGAGACCCGGACGGTCAGCGTCGGCATCTACGCCTTCGCCGGCGGCACACCGATGAACGTCGTGATCGCCGCGTCGGTCATCGCCGCGATCCCGACCGTCATCATCTTCCTGATCTTCCAACGGAACATCATGTCCGGTCTGACCACGGGCAGCATCAAGGGATAG